The following coding sequences are from one Phenylobacterium glaciei window:
- a CDS encoding VOC family protein codes for MTRPAISPVIWYREPRAALAWLEKAFGFETTLVVDDGHGGVMHSETMIEGGIVMIVGPPRDKATTPIAFGGRATQSIHVQLSGGIDAHCEQARAAGAKIGREPETQPYGDRVYTCLDLEDHPWSFGQTVTVLSPDEQAQATGHDITTSL; via the coding sequence ATGACCCGCCCTGCCATCAGCCCGGTGATCTGGTATCGCGAGCCCCGCGCGGCCCTGGCTTGGCTGGAGAAGGCCTTCGGCTTCGAGACCACCCTCGTGGTGGACGACGGCCACGGCGGGGTCATGCACTCCGAGACCATGATCGAGGGCGGGATCGTGATGATCGTCGGCCCGCCGCGCGACAAGGCCACGACCCCCATCGCCTTTGGCGGCCGCGCCACCCAGTCGATACACGTGCAACTTAGCGGTGGGATCGACGCCCATTGCGAACAGGCGCGGGCGGCGGGCGCCAAGATCGGCCGCGAACCCGAGACCCAGCCCTATGGCGACCGGGTCTATACCTGCCTGGATTTGGAGGACCATCCCTGGTCCTTCGGCCAGACCGTGACCGTGCTCAGCCCCGACGAGCAGGCCCAGGCCACCGGCCACGACATCACCACATCGCTGTAA